Proteins encoded by one window of Arabidopsis thaliana chromosome 2, partial sequence:
- the APK2B gene encoding protein kinase 2B (protein kinase 2B (APK2B); FUNCTIONS IN: protein serine/threonine kinase activity, protein kinase activity, kinase activity, ATP binding; INVOLVED IN: protein amino acid phosphorylation; LOCATED IN: nucleus, plasma membrane, cytoplasm; EXPRESSED IN: 23 plant structures; EXPRESSED DURING: 13 growth stages; CONTAINS InterPro DOMAIN/s: Protein kinase, ATP binding site (InterPro:IPR017441), Protein kinase, catalytic domain (InterPro:IPR000719), Serine-threonine/tyrosine-protein kinase (InterPro:IPR001245), Protein kinase-like domain (InterPro:IPR011009), Serine/threonine-protein kinase, active site (InterPro:IPR008271); BEST Arabidopsis thaliana protein match is: protein kinase 2A (TAIR:AT1G14370.1); Has 35333 Blast hits to 34131 proteins in 2444 species: Archae - 798; Bacteria - 22429; Metazoa - 974; Fungi - 991; Plants - 531; Viruses - 0; Other Eukaryotes - 9610 (source: NCBI BLink).): MGNCLDSSAKVDSSSHSPHANSASLSSRVSSKTSRSTVPSSLSINSYSSVESLPTPRTEGEILSSPNLKAFTFNELKNATRNFRPDSLLGEGGFGYVFKGWIDGTTLTASKPGSGIVVAVKKLKTEGYQGHKEWLTEVNYLGQLSHPNLVKLVGYCVEGENRLLVYEFMPKGSLENHLFRRGAQPLTWAIRMKVAIGAAKGLTFLHDAKSQVIYRDFKAANILLDAEFNSKLSDFGLAKAGPTGDKTHVSTQVMGTHGYAAPEYVATGRLTAKSDVYSFGVVLLELLSGRRAVDKSKVGMEQSLVDWATPYLGDKRKLFRIMDTRLGGQYPQKGAYTAASLALQCLNPDAKLRPKMSEVLAKLDQLESTKPGTGVGNRQAQIDSPRGSNGSIVQKSPRRYSYDRPLLHITPGASPLPTHNHSPRVR, encoded by the exons ATGGGTAATTGCTTAGATTCATCAGCTAAAGTGGATAGTAGCAGCCACAGTCCTCATGCTAATTCTG CTTCATTGAGCTCAAGAGTTTCTAGCAAGACAAGTCGTTCCACAGTTCCTTCAAGCTTAAGCATAAATTCTTACAGCAGTGTTGAGTCTTTACCTACACCAAGAACAGAAGGAGAGATTTTGTCATCACCAAATCTTAAAGCTTTCACCTTTAACGAGCTCAAGAACGCTACGAGGAACTTTCGACCCGATAGTCTTTTAGGTGAAGGAGGTTTTGGCTATGTGTTTAAAGGGTGGATTGATGGAACTACTTTAACTGCTTCAAAACCGGGTTCTGGAATTGTTGTTGCGGTTAAGAAGCTTAAAACTGAAGGTTATCAAGGTCATAAAGAGTGGTTG actGAAGTGAACTATCTTGGTCAGCTTAGTCACCCAAATCTCGTCAAACTTGTTGGGTATTGTGTAGAGGGAGAAAACCGGTTACTGGTATACGAGTTCATGCCAAAAGGAAGCTTGGAGAATCATCTTTTTAGAC GTGGCGCTCAGCCACTTACGTGGGCTATAAGGATGAAAGTTGCAATAGGGGCTGCCAAAGGACTTACTTTTCTCCATGATGCGAAATCGCAAGTGATATACAGAGACTTTAAAGCTGCTAACATTCTACTTGATGCG GAATTCAACAGTAAACTTTCAGACTTCGGTCTAGCTAAAGCAGGTCCTACCGGTGACAAGACTCATGTGTCCACACAAGTCATGGGTACTCACGGATATGCTGCCCCGGAATATGTAGCAACAG GTCGATTAACTGCTAAGAGCGATGTATACAGTTTCGGTGTGGTACTACTGGAATTACTCTCAGGACGAAGAGCGGTGGACAAATCAAAAGTGGGAATGGAACAGAGTCTAGTGGACTGGGCAACACCGTATCTCGGCGACAAGCGGAAGCTCTTTAGAATAATGGACACGAGATTAGGCGGTCAGTATCCTCAAAAAGGAGCATACACAGCAGCTAGTCTTGCATTGCAATGCTTAAACCCTGACGCAAAACTGAGACCGAAAATGTCGGAAGTTTTGGCCAAATTAGATCAGCTTGAATCAACGAAACCTGGAACTGGAGTTGGAAACAGACAAGCACAGATTGATTCCCCAAGAGGTAGTAATGGATCTATTGTACAGAAATCTCCAAGGAGGTATAGTTATGATCGGCCTCTCTTACACATAACTCCTGGTGCTTCTCCTTTGCCTACTCACAATCACTCTCCTCGTGTAAGATAG
- the UTR1 gene encoding UDP-galactose transporter 1 (UDP-galactose transporter 1 (UTR1); CONTAINS InterPro DOMAIN/s: UAA transporter (InterPro:IPR013657); BEST Arabidopsis thaliana protein match is: UDP-galactose transporter 3 (TAIR:AT1G14360.1); Has 1052 Blast hits to 1046 proteins in 233 species: Archae - 0; Bacteria - 0; Metazoa - 503; Fungi - 150; Plants - 232; Viruses - 0; Other Eukaryotes - 167 (source: NCBI BLink).), with translation MEVHGSGFRRILLLALCISGIWSAYIYQGVLQETLSTKRFGPDEKRFEHLAFLNLAQSVVCLIWSYIMIKLWSNAGNGGAPWWTYWSAGITNTIGPAMGIEALKYISYPAQVLAKSSKMIPVMLMGTLVYGIRYTFPEYMCTFLVAGGVSIFALLKTSSKTISKLAHPNAPLGYALCSLNLAFDGFTNATQDSIASRYPKTEAWDIMLGMNLWGTIYNMIYMFGLPQGIGFKAIQFCKLHPEAAWDILKYCICGAVGQNFIFMTISNFGSLANTTITTTRKFVSIVVSSVMSGNPLSLKQWGCVSMVFGGLAYQIYLKWKKLQRVEKKKQKS, from the exons ATGGAGGTCCATGGCTCCGGATTCCGTCGAATTCTGTTGTTGGCGTTGTGTATCTCCGGGATCTGGTCCGCCTACATCTACCAAGGCGTTCTTCAAGAGACTCT GTCCACGAAGAGATTTGGTCCAGATGAGAAGAGGTTCGAGCATCTTGCATTCTTGAACTTAGCTCAAAGTGTAGTCTGCTTGATCTGGTCTTATATAA TGATCAAGCTCTGGTCAAATGCTGGTAACGGTGGAGCACCATGGTGGACGTATTGGAGTGCAGGCATTACTAATACAATTGGTCCTGCCATGGGAATTGAAGCCTTGAAGTATATCAGTTATCCAGCTCAG GTTTTGGCAAAATCGTCAAAAATGATTCCAG TTATGCTAATGGGAACTTTAGTTTACGGAATAAGATACACTTTCCCTGAATACATGTGCACCTTTCTTGTCGCTGGAGGAGTATCCATCTTTGCTCTTCTTAAG acAAGCTCTAAGACAATTAGCAAGCTAGCACATCCAAATGCTCCCCTCGGTTACGCACTTTGTTCCTTAAACCTCGCCTTTGACGGATTCACAAATGCCACACAAGACTCCATTGCCTCAAG GTACCCGAAAACCGAAGCGTGGGACATAATGCTGGGAATGAACTTATGGGGCACAATATACAACATGATCTACATGTTTGGCTTGCCACAAGGGATAGGATTCAAAGCAATTCAGTTCTGTAAGCTACACCCGGAAGCGGCATGGGACATTCTAAAGTATTGTATATGCGGTGCCGTGGGACAAAACTTCATCTTCATGACAATAAGTAACTTCGGGTCACTAGCTAACACGACCATAACCACGACCAGGAAGTTTGTTAGCATTGTTGTATCATCAGTAATGAGCGGAAATCCATTGTCGTTGAAGCAATGGGGATGTGTTTCGATGGTCTTTGGTGGTTTGGCATATCAAATTTATCTTAAATGGAAGAAATTGCAGagagtggagaagaagaagcaaaagagttGA
- a CDS encoding uncharacterized protein (unknown protein; Has 30201 Blast hits to 17322 proteins in 780 species: Archae - 12; Bacteria - 1396; Metazoa - 17338; Fungi - 3422; Plants - 5037; Viruses - 0; Other Eukaryotes - 2996 (source: NCBI BLink).) — MVSTPLSPPFSKNLLLGFLPFSCCISILVYKITSLLTTTSLLDVLLVGQQISILFMCICGVSAFMGLFNYIHRLSVGVLNEPPKPNEAMTSLLNAMKNEQESTQSLLAAAMILAVTEPENPSILTLVNALKERYATAPSI, encoded by the exons ATGGTGAGTACACCATTGTCTCCACCATTCTCAAAGAACTTGCTTTTAGGGTTCTTGCCATTCTCCTGCTGTATTTCAATCTTGGTGTATAAGATTACATCACTGCTCACCACCACGAGCCTGCTCGACGTGCTGCTGGTTGGGCAG CAGATAAGCATCTTGTTCATGTGCATTTGCGGGGTCTCTGCTTTTATGGGATTATTCAATTATATCCACCGGCTCTCTGTTGGGGTCTTGAATGAGCCGCCCAAGCCCAACGAAGCTATGACATCCTTGCTCAATGCAATGAAGAATGAGCAAGAAAGTACACAATCTCTTCTTGCTGCAGCAATGATTTTGGCTGTGACTGAGCCTGAGAATCCAAGCATCCTCACGTTGGTTAACGCATTGAAAGAACGTTATGCTACCGCTCCTTCCATTTAA
- the IQD29 gene encoding IQ-domain 29 (IQ-domain 29 (IQD29); FUNCTIONS IN: calmodulin binding; INVOLVED IN: biological_process unknown; LOCATED IN: plasma membrane; CONTAINS InterPro DOMAIN/s: IQ calmodulin-binding region (InterPro:IPR000048); BEST Arabidopsis thaliana protein match is: IQ-domain 28 (TAIR:AT1G14380.2); Has 35333 Blast hits to 34131 proteins in 2444 species: Archae - 798; Bacteria - 22429; Metazoa - 974; Fungi - 991; Plants - 531; Viruses - 0; Other Eukaryotes - 9610 (source: NCBI BLink).), translating into MGKTPSPGKWIKSLLGKKSSKSSLEKGGEKLRSAKKEELVVKVKDNNVSKLPTEPPVVSSQEVAATQTVVVPDVVIAEKQLSGDIEGDESSNVNLESGNDSEEVKLEEAATKVQAALRAQQAREESQNLKGITRVQAVIRGHLVRRQAVATYSCIWGIVKVQALVRGKKARSSETVAQLQKTNTETETSETLQGSTYSWMENPTKLSMIDKLLVSSPTTLPLKIQYSPEDPNSAKVWLGRWTQLQVWAPGPLVVKNLVPKSQTKKRSFQAVEAEKGKLKRGVRKPTGVSTTANSSTSRSTADNEKPKRTVRKASTLGKELSKIENDKSKQSSRKSTSAIKEGSSVEVKDEKPRISHKKASLSNGIGKATRKSAEKKKEIADAVQKELPIEEVSVSLVDAPEDEKMNLIPVTISKESDLDKDEKSLVLDKPEQDELRTAERDDKAEEELKTAERDDSAEEKIQEPDAQISSENGNVASENTKPSDRRASLPAKIENHHQDDGLTQSGRKIPSYMAPTASAKARIRGQGSPRIAQEKPEKNGTTRRHSLPPAANGKLSTMSPRAHRLLIASAKGSMNSDRSFSSSKDIGGKRFKPITIHKPFCQFLLHYLHPFNKFSSCLYQTSRRKLSGNGESTKAE; encoded by the exons ATGGGAAAGACTCCAAGTCCTGGTAAATGGATCAAGTCTCTTCTTGGAAAGAAGTCATCGAAATCGAGTTTGGAGAAAGGAGGCGAAAAATTG AGATctgcaaagaaagaagagctTGTGGTGAAGGTGAAGGATAATAATGTCTCAAAGTTACCTACCGAACCACCTGTAGTTTCATCACAAGAAGTTGCAGCTACTCAAACTGTGGTCGTTCCTGATGTTGTAATTGCTGAGAAGCAACTAAGTGGAGACATTGAAGGCGATGAGTCATCGAATGTGAATCTTGAGTCAGGGAATGACTCTGAAGAAGTCAAGCTTGAAGAAGCTGCTACAAAGGTTCAAGCTGCTTTGAGAGCTCAGCAG GCCCGTGAAGAATCTCAGAACCTCAAAGGTATCACAAGGGTGCAAGCAGTTATCCGTGGTCACTTGGTCAGAAGACAAGCTGTTGCTACTTACTCGTGCATTTGGGGAATTGTGAAAGTACAAGCACTTGTTCGCGGGAAGAAAGCTAGATCTTCAGAAACCGTGGCTCAActtcagaaaacaaatacG GAAACCGAGACTTCTGAAACTTTGCAAGGAAGCACATACAGTTGGATGGAGAACCCTACAAAGCTCTCAATGATTGATAAG CTTTTGGTTTCGTCACCAACAACATTGCCTCTGAAGATCCAGTATAGTCCTGAAGATCCTAACTCAGCCAAGGTGTGGCTTGGACGCTGGACGCAGTTGCAGGTTTGGGCTCCTGGTCCATTGGTGGTTAAGAATCTGGTACCAAAATCTCAGACAAAGAAGCGAAGTTTTCAAGCAGTCGAAGCGGAAAAGGGAAAACTTAAGAGAGGTGTCAGGAAACCAACCGGTGTTTCAACTACTGCAAACAGCTCTACTAGCCGTTCAACAGCTGACAACGAAAAGCCTAAGCGAACTGTGAGGAAGGCCTCCACACTTGGTAAAGAACTTTCGAAAATCGAGAACGACAAGTCTAAGCAGAGTTCAAGAAAAAGTACTAGCGCCATAAAGGAAGGGTCTTCAGTGGAGGTTAAAGATGAGAAGCCTAGGATTAGTCATAAAAAGGCTTCACTTTCTAATGGGATAGGGAAAGCTACCCGCAAAtcagctgagaagaagaaagagattgcAGATGCAGTGCAGAAAGAATTGCCTATTGAAGAGGTTTCAGTTTCTTTAGTTGATGCTCCTGAAGATGAAAAGATGAATCTTATCCCTGTAACAATTTCGAAAGAGTCTGATCTcgataaagatgagaagtcaCTGGTCCTGGATAAGCCGGAGCAAGATGAACTCAGGACTGCCGAGAGAGATGATAAAGCTGAAGAGGAACTCAAGACTGCAGAGAGAGATGATAGTGCTGAAGAGAAAATCCAGGAGCCAGACGCGCAGATAAGCTCTGAGAATGGAAATGTTGCTTCTGAGAACACAAAGCCAAGCGATAGACGAGCTTCATTACCTGCAAAGAttgaaaatcatcatcaagacGATGGGCTTACACAGAGTGGGAGAAAAATCCCAAGCTATATGGCTCCAACTGCATCTGCAAAGGCAAGAATAAGAGGACAAGGGTCTCCGAGGATAGCTCAAGAGAAGCCTGAGAAAAATGGGACAACACGGCGCCACTCTCTTCCTCCTGCAGCCAATGGTAAGCTGAGTACAATGTCTCCAAGAGCTCACAGACTTCTCATAGCTTCAGCCAAAGGATCAATGAACAGTGACAgatctttttcatcttccaaGGACATTGGTGGTAAGAGGTTTAAACCTATAACTATACACAAGCCTTTTTGTCAATTTCTTTTACATTATCTACATCCTTTTAACAAATTTAGTTCATGTTTATATCAGACAAGTCGACGAAAGCTGAGTGGAAACGGTGAGTCAACGAAAGCTGAgtga
- the IQD29 gene encoding IQ-domain 29 produces the protein MGKTPSPGKWIKSLLGKKSSKSSLEKGGEKLRSAKKEELVVKVKDNNVSKLPTEPPVVSSQEVAATQTVVVPDVVIAEKQLSGDIEGDESSNVNLESGNDSEEVKLEEAATKVQAALRAQQAREESQNLKGITRVQAVIRGHLVRRQAVATYSCIWGIVKVQALVRGKKARSSETVAQLQKTNTETETSETLQGSTYSWMENPTKLSMIDKLLVSSPTTLPLKIQYSPEDPNSAKVWLGRWTQLQVWAPGPLVVKNLVPKSQTKKRSFQAVEAEKGKLKRGVRKPTGVSTTANSSTSRSTADNEKPKRTVRKASTLGKELSKIENDKSKQSSRKSTSAIKEGSSVEVKDEKPRISHKKASLSNGIGKATRKSAEKKKEIADAVQKELPIEEVSVSLVDAPEDEKMNLIPVTISKESDLDKDEKSLVLDKPEQDELRTAERDDKAEEELKTAERDDSAEEKIQEPDAQISSENGNVASENTKPSDRRASLPAKIENHHQDDGLTQSGRKIPSYMAPTASAKARIRGQGSPRIAQEKPEKNGTTRRHSLPPAANGKLSTMSPRAHRLLIASAKGSMNSDRSFSSSKDIGDKSTKAEWKR, from the exons ATGGGAAAGACTCCAAGTCCTGGTAAATGGATCAAGTCTCTTCTTGGAAAGAAGTCATCGAAATCGAGTTTGGAGAAAGGAGGCGAAAAATTG AGATctgcaaagaaagaagagctTGTGGTGAAGGTGAAGGATAATAATGTCTCAAAGTTACCTACCGAACCACCTGTAGTTTCATCACAAGAAGTTGCAGCTACTCAAACTGTGGTCGTTCCTGATGTTGTAATTGCTGAGAAGCAACTAAGTGGAGACATTGAAGGCGATGAGTCATCGAATGTGAATCTTGAGTCAGGGAATGACTCTGAAGAAGTCAAGCTTGAAGAAGCTGCTACAAAGGTTCAAGCTGCTTTGAGAGCTCAGCAG GCCCGTGAAGAATCTCAGAACCTCAAAGGTATCACAAGGGTGCAAGCAGTTATCCGTGGTCACTTGGTCAGAAGACAAGCTGTTGCTACTTACTCGTGCATTTGGGGAATTGTGAAAGTACAAGCACTTGTTCGCGGGAAGAAAGCTAGATCTTCAGAAACCGTGGCTCAActtcagaaaacaaatacG GAAACCGAGACTTCTGAAACTTTGCAAGGAAGCACATACAGTTGGATGGAGAACCCTACAAAGCTCTCAATGATTGATAAG CTTTTGGTTTCGTCACCAACAACATTGCCTCTGAAGATCCAGTATAGTCCTGAAGATCCTAACTCAGCCAAGGTGTGGCTTGGACGCTGGACGCAGTTGCAGGTTTGGGCTCCTGGTCCATTGGTGGTTAAGAATCTGGTACCAAAATCTCAGACAAAGAAGCGAAGTTTTCAAGCAGTCGAAGCGGAAAAGGGAAAACTTAAGAGAGGTGTCAGGAAACCAACCGGTGTTTCAACTACTGCAAACAGCTCTACTAGCCGTTCAACAGCTGACAACGAAAAGCCTAAGCGAACTGTGAGGAAGGCCTCCACACTTGGTAAAGAACTTTCGAAAATCGAGAACGACAAGTCTAAGCAGAGTTCAAGAAAAAGTACTAGCGCCATAAAGGAAGGGTCTTCAGTGGAGGTTAAAGATGAGAAGCCTAGGATTAGTCATAAAAAGGCTTCACTTTCTAATGGGATAGGGAAAGCTACCCGCAAAtcagctgagaagaagaaagagattgcAGATGCAGTGCAGAAAGAATTGCCTATTGAAGAGGTTTCAGTTTCTTTAGTTGATGCTCCTGAAGATGAAAAGATGAATCTTATCCCTGTAACAATTTCGAAAGAGTCTGATCTcgataaagatgagaagtcaCTGGTCCTGGATAAGCCGGAGCAAGATGAACTCAGGACTGCCGAGAGAGATGATAAAGCTGAAGAGGAACTCAAGACTGCAGAGAGAGATGATAGTGCTGAAGAGAAAATCCAGGAGCCAGACGCGCAGATAAGCTCTGAGAATGGAAATGTTGCTTCTGAGAACACAAAGCCAAGCGATAGACGAGCTTCATTACCTGCAAAGAttgaaaatcatcatcaagacGATGGGCTTACACAGAGTGGGAGAAAAATCCCAAGCTATATGGCTCCAACTGCATCTGCAAAGGCAAGAATAAGAGGACAAGGGTCTCCGAGGATAGCTCAAGAGAAGCCTGAGAAAAATGGGACAACACGGCGCCACTCTCTTCCTCCTGCAGCCAATGGTAAGCTGAGTACAATGTCTCCAAGAGCTCACAGACTTCTCATAGCTTCAGCCAAAGGATCAATGAACAGTGACAgatctttttcatcttccaaGGACATTGGTG ACAAGTCGACGAAAGCTGAGTGGAAACGGTGA